The following is a genomic window from Nisaea sediminum.
TCGCGCTCGCCGATAACCACGATCGGTTCGTGCAGCGCCTGGTGGTTGCGGTCGAGATATTCGACGAAGGCCTTCAGGCCGCCCTCGTAATAGAGGTCGACCTTCACCGGCTCCGCTTCGCGCGCGTCGGTCAGCAGCACATGCACCCCGGAATTGAGGAAGGCGAGCTCGCGCAGGCGATGTTCCAGCGTCTTGAAGTCGAACACGGTCTTGGTGAAGGTCGCGGACGACGGCAGGAAAGTGATCTCGGTGCCCTTCTTGCCGTTCGCGGGACCGACCACCTCGAGCGGCGCCTCGGCCTCGCCGTGGCGGAAACGGATGACATGCTCCTTGCCTTCGCGCCAGATGCGGACCTCGAGGCTCTCGGACAGCGCGTTCACGACCGAGACGCCGACGCCGTGCAGGCCGCCGGAGACCTTGTAGGAATTCTGGTCGAACTTCCCGCCCGCATGGAGCTGGGTCATGATCACCTCGGCGGCGGAGACGCCCTCCTCGGAGTGGATATCAACCGGGATGCCGCGGCCGTTGTCCGTGATCGTCGCCGATCCGTCCGCGTTGAGCGTGACCGTTACGAGATCGCAATGACCTGCCAGCGCCTCGTCGATGGCGTTGTCCACGACCTCGTAGATCATGTGATGCAGGCCCGAGCCGTCGTCGGTGTCCCCGATATACATGCCCGGCCGCTTCCGGACCGCATCAAGACCGCGCAGGACCTTGATCGATTCGGCGCCGTACTCGGCCTGCTCGCCATTCGCGCCGTTCTGTTCCGGAAGATCGTCTTGTGCCATGTCGGCTCCCAGTTACGCAGGTGATCAGTCGGACCGGACCGCGCCGTCCTCGACGGCGAAGAACTGACCGGCGCCCTCGAGGGACGCGAAAAGCGCGCGGTCGGTACCGGTCATCCAGACCTGCCCGCCGAGCGCGAGGAGAATATCATAAAGCGCGGCCCGGCGGCCGCTATCGAGATGCGCCGCGACCTCGTCCAGCAGCAGGACCGGCACCGCGCCGGTCTCCTGCGCGCCGAGGCGGGCATGGCCGAGCACGATGGCGATCAGAAGCGCCTTCTGCTCGCCGGTCGAACAATGCGGCGCCATCATGTCCTTCGGAAGGTGACGCACAAGAAGATCGCTGCGGTGCGGGCCCGGCACCGGGGCCGGCTCGCTGCCGTTGAGACGCCGCGTGGCTTCGAGCTGCGCCTTCAGATCGTCCTCCACCGCCAGCGCAGGCCGGGTGGCGATATCGGCCTCGACCTCTCCTTCGAGGGAAAGCTCGGCGCCCGGGAACGGGCCGGAGCCGGCTTCCGTCTCCGCGTTGAGGCGCGCCACCAGACCGGTGCGCGCCGCGGCGATGGCGACCGCCTTCTCGGCGATGGATTCCTCGAGCGCCGCAAACCAGGCCCGGTCGCGGGTCCCGTTCTTCAAGAGCCGCGCCCGCTCGCGCAGCGCATGGGTATAGGCGTTCACCCGGCCGGCA
Proteins encoded in this region:
- the recF gene encoding DNA replication/repair protein RecF (All proteins in this family for which functions are known are DNA-binding proteins that assist the filamentation of RecA onto DNA for the initiation of recombination or recombinational repair.); protein product: MPGPAEISAGRVSPCVSRLSVTGFRNYTAARIETDAPAVVLTGPNGAGKTNLLEAVSFLSPGRGLRRAQISEVGRAQPDGSHANWAVAAEVEGLEGTVSIGTGRDPGPEGDGRSGGEKRLVRIDGAPAKSQSALADHLSVSWLTPQMDRLFIEGASNRRRFLDRLVYTFDPDHAGRVNAYTHALRERARLLKNGTRDRAWFAALEESIAEKAVAIAAARTGLVARLNAETEAGSGPFPGAELSLEGEVEADIATRPALAVEDDLKAQLEATRRLNGSEPAPVPGPHRSDLLVRHLPKDMMAPHCSTGEQKALLIAIVLGHARLGAQETGAVPVLLLDEVAAHLDSGRRAALYDILLALGGQVWMTGTDRALFASLEGAGQFFAVEDGAVRSD